The Halichoerus grypus chromosome 14, mHalGry1.hap1.1, whole genome shotgun sequence genome contains a region encoding:
- the OR2K2 gene encoding olfactory receptor 2K2 has protein sequence MQGGNLTIWSFFFLEGFSRYPTLEIVLFVFSLVMYLITLLGNSSLILVIILDSRLQASMYLFLGNLSLVDICYTSASVPTLLVNLLSSQKTITFSGCAVQMYLSLSMGSTECVLLAVMAYDRYVAICNPLRYPILLNRQVCVHMATASWVAGCLSALLETSFALRVPLCGNLIDHFTCEILAVLQLACTDSLLMDVIMLVVSVLLLPIPMLLICISYVFILSTILRISSAEGRSKAFSTCGAHLTVVILYYGAALSTYLKPPSSSSQEVDKIISLLYGVLTPMLNPIIYSLRNKEVKGAMKKVLGQIPLYQAHERL, from the coding sequence atgcaaggaGGAAACCTCACCATCTGGagcttttttttcctggaggGTTTTTCTAGATACCCAACGTTAGAGATTGTTCTCTTCGTCTTCAGCCTTGTGATGTACCTGATAACCCTCTTGGGCAACAGCTCTCTGATCTTGGTCATTATCCTAGACTCACGCCTCCAAGCCTCCATGTACTTGTTCCTTGGAAATCTCTCTCTCGTGGATATTTGTTATACATCTGCTTCTGTTCCCACTTTGCTGGTGAACTTGCTGTCATCCCAGAAAACCATTACCTTTTCTGGGTGTGCTGTGCAGATGTATCTGTCCCTTTCCATGGGCTCCACGGAGTGTGTGCTCCTGGCCGTGATGGCGTACGACCGTTACGTGGCCATCTGCAACCCCCTGAGGTACCCCATCCTCCTGAACAGGCAGGTCTGCGTGCACATGGCTACTGCCTCTTGGGTGGCGGGTTGTCTGAGCGCCCTGCTGGAAACCAGTTTCGCCCTGCGGGTACCCCTCTGTGGGAATCTCATTGATCACTTCACGTGCGAAATCCTGGCCGTGCTGCAGTTAGCATGCACAGACTCACTGCTCATGGACGTGATCATGCTGGTGGTCAGCGTGCTTCTCCTGCCCATCCCCATGCTCTTAATTTGCATCTCTTACGTCTTCATCCTTTCCACCATTCTGAGAATCAGCTCGGCAGAGGGAAGAAGCAAAGCTTTTTCTACCTGTGGTgcccacttgactgtggtgatcTTGTATTACGGGGCTGCCCTCTCTACGTACCTCAAGCCTCCTTCATCGAGCTCACAAGAAGTCGATAAGATCATCTCACTGCTCTATGGAGTGCTGACCCCTATGTTGAACCCCATCATTTACAGCTTAAGAAACAAAGAAGTCAAAGGTGCCATGAAAAAAGTACTGGGCCAGATACCGTTGTATCAAGCACATGAACGTCTCTGA